One genomic segment of Clavelina lepadiformis chromosome 3, kaClaLepa1.1, whole genome shotgun sequence includes these proteins:
- the LOC143450532 gene encoding uncharacterized protein LOC143450532 isoform X2, with protein sequence MNLTVLLVLTATLLSCHGMPAAPSSLAISGVTSESFTAIFDSVSSATSYEVSYTAQHDSTNTGSVNITANFTTVTGLASNLNYDVRVRAFLSDVAGNYSTAVRARTAPSGSSILQVITTPTYITVFLEETPGATKWEVEYSDGGSTSTIIVPDDVPSMTNYIAIISSLLPNTSYTLRARVSQINGDTNYNVSQSPYGSPTEITTDKVSAFGRVQLISRSYTSTDNTNTTLKTEIATEFLNAYQSVASNVVDVSVVELENGSGNILCHHEIVLNDQTSTPIISALTLSDSALYNGSSVRFDVGESFIVEKFEDGFDIQYADRTPCPGSLSPSRVWTLYDKNGNISSTELPNPDNNIVGVSTVTFADTGFTSSSTILLTFSQNTIYGIKQEYLIKTCPDGDDSTLYYNRVHGSNGAFTNVEANKYTIINTTNVQSIGSITYTTAASGTEVTLNVPANLIQRAFQYNFDVAGLVTTLSQSDLDSSTTYLVSLTGLPQNADSEVTMEVRARGANSSNSNASRIVTVTTERSLAWIAAIVVPVLAIILIVIIIIKCRKVKGAYDPKQVNKNTTLDMSTLQANEQNSQNTRSNVKGFYDLVHAQKQLDSNAGQYCTSVQGNDADVEANSRHSKKGSYDLVEAQRQFDLNRGRYKTYLEDFDADDKVKSPSSKKDSNDPEQTNKNTASNVSGSYDLVEAQKQFDLNAGQYRSFQQGNDVDVVVNSHRSQKGSYDLVEAQRQFDLNRGRYKTCLEDFDADEQATTPSSKDTLDSGVENLAFDRADESLDSGMESEQSDESNRNSSRKGSYDVLGAQQRFNMGTKQQTKDSSIKQQTAIKPGSSPKNNGDETDSERSGKGFYDLLKAQKEFNHGEGSSEYFSHPDQRRNTPHQGEQAEHVVKKGSYDVLKAQQDFNLQISDSVERNFHPDDKEVAVNE encoded by the exons ATGAACTTGACAGTGCTGTTGGTTCTCACAGCAACACTCTTGAGTTGTCACGGTATGCCAGCAG CACCCTCTTCACTGGCAATCAGCGGTGTCACATCGGAGTCGTTTACAGCAATCTTTGACTCAGTGTCTAGTGCAACGTCGTACGAAGTGTCATATACTGCTCAgcatgactcaacaaatactGGCAGTGTGAATATTACTGCAAACTTTACCACG GTTACTGGACTTGCTTCGAATCTCAATTACGATGTCAGAGTAAGAGCATTCCTGTCAGATGTGGCTGGAAATTACAGCACAGCTGTGAGAGCTCGAACAG CACCATCTGGTTCTTCAATCTTGCAAGTGATCACAACACCAACTTATATAACCGTGTTTCTTGAGGAAACACCGGGAGCAACCAAATGGGAGGTGGAATATTCAGATGGAGGAAGCACTTCAACAATAATTGTTCCTGATGATGTTCCATCTATGACTAATTACATAGCAAT AATTTCATCTCTTTTACCTAATACAAGTTATACACTGAGAGCAAGAGTAAGTCAGATTAATGGTGACACAAACTACAATGTTTCTCAAAGTCCTTATGGAAGTCCTACTGAAATAACAactg ACAAGGTCAGTGCATTTGGACGTGTCCAGTTGATAAGTCGATCTTATACTTCAACTGACAACACCAACACAACACTGAAGACAGAGATTGCAACAGAATTTTTGAACGCTTATCAGAGTGTTGCAAGCAATGTTGTTGATGTCTCTGTTGTTGAGCTTGAGAACGGATCAGGAAATATTCTTTGTCATCATGAAATTGTGTTGAATGATCAAACTTCAACCCCAATTATATCTGCTTTAACTTTGAGTGATTCAGCTTTATATAATGGCAGCTCCGTAAGATTTGATG TGGGTGAAAGTTTTATTGTGGAAAAGTTTGAAGATGGTTTTGATATACAATATGCTGATAGAACACCTTGCCCAGGCTCTTTATCACCATCCAGAGTTTGGACATTATATGATAAAAATGGAAACATTTCTTCAACTGAATTACCAAATCCCGATAACAATATAGTCGGTGTAAGCACTGTGACCTTTGCAGATACAG GTTTCACTTCTTCTTCTACCATCTTGCTTACCTTCTCACAAAACACCATATATGGAATAAAGCAGGAATACCTGATCAAAACTTGTCCTGATGGTGATGATTCTACTTTGTATTACAACAGAGTGCATGGGTCCAATGGTGCATTCACAAATGTTGAAGCTAACAAGTACACAATCATAAACACAACAA ACGTGCAATCAATTGGTTCTATCACTTACACCACAGCAGCAAGCGGAACTGAAGTGACTTTGAATGTCCCAGCCAATTTAATACAAAGAGCGTTTCAGTATAATTTTGATGTAGCTGGACTTGTCACTACTTTGTCACAAAGTGACTTAGATAGTTCCACTACATATTTG GTGTCCTTAACCGGTTTACCTCAGAATGCAGACTCAGAGGTTACCATGGAAGTGAGAGCCAGAGGTGCCAATAGTTCCAATTCTAATGCAAGCAGAATTGTTACAGTCACCACAG AGAGATCTCTTGCTTGGATAGCTGCCATTGTTGTTCCAGTTCTGGCCATTATACTTATTgtgataattattattaaatgtcGTAAAGTG aaaGGTGCATATGATCCAAAacaagtaaacaaaaatacgACATTAGATATGTCAACTCTTCAAGCAAATGAACAAAATTCACAAAATACAAGATCGAATGTG AAAGGATTTTATGATCTGGTGCATGCACAAAAACAACTAGATTCGAATGCTGGTCAATATTGTACTTCTGTGCAAGGCAATGATGCTGATGTTGAAGCAAACTCTCGTCATTCCAAg AAAGGCTCTTATGATCTGGTCGAAGCACAAAGACAGTTTGATTTAAATAGAGGAAGATATAAAACTTATCTGGAAGATTTTGATGCGGATGATAAAGTAAAATCCCCCAGCTCCAAG AAAGATTCAAATGatccagaacagacaaataaGAATACAGCATCAAATGTG agtggttcttatgacttggtggaagcacaaaaacaatttgactTAAATGCTGGTCAATATCGTTCTTTCCAGCAAGGCAATGATGTTGATGTTGTAGTAAATTCACATCGCTCTCAG AAAGGCTCTTATGATCTGGTCGAAGCACAAAGACAGTTTGATTTAAATAGAGGAAGATATAAAACTTGTTTGGAAGATTTTGATGCAGATGAACAAGCAACAACCCCCAGCTCCAAG GATACTCTTGATAGTGGTGTAGAAAATCTTGCTTTTGATCGAGCTGATGAGTCATTGGATTCAGGAATGGAAAGTGAGCAAAGTGATGAGTCAAATAGAAATTCCAGCCGA AAAGGTTCATATGACGTATTAGGAGCTCAACAACGTTTCAACATGGGCACAAAGCAACAGACAAAGGATTCATCAATAAAGCAACAGACTGCAATTAAACCCGGATCCTCTCCCAAAAATAATGGTGATGAAACTGATTCAGAAAGAAGCGGTAAA ggTTTCTATGATCTTTTGAAAGCACAGAAGGAGTTTAATCATGGTGAAGGCTCTTCTGAGTATTTTTCTCATCCAGATCAGCGAAGAAACACTCCACATCAGGGAGAGCAAGCTGAACATGTCGTGAAG AAAGGTTCCTATGATGTACTGAAAGCGCAACAGGATTTCAACCTTCAAATATCTGACTCTGTCGAACGCAATTTTCATCCTGACGACAAAGAAGTTGCTGTGAACGAGTAG
- the LOC143450532 gene encoding uncharacterized protein LOC143450532 isoform X1: protein MNLTVLLVLTATLLSCHGMPAAPSSLAISGVTSESFTAIFDSVSSATSYEVSYTAQHDSTNTGSVNITANFTTVTGLASNLNYDVRVRAFLSDVAGNYSTAVRARTAPSGSSILQVITTPTYITVFLEETPGATKWEVEYSDGGSTSTIIVPDDVPSMTNYIAIISSLLPNTSYTLRARVSQINGDTNYNVSQSPYGSPTEITTDKVSAFGRVQLISRSYTSTDNTNTTLKTEIATEFLNAYQSVASNVVDVSVVELENGSGNILCHHEIVLNDQTSTPIISALTLSDSALYNGSSVRFDVGESFIVEKFEDGFDIQYADRTPCPGSLSPSRVWTLYDKNGNISSTELPNPDNNIVGVSTVTFADTGFTSSSTILLTFSQNTIYGIKQEYLIKTCPDGDDSTLYYNRVHGSNGAFTNVEANKYTIINTTNVQSIGSITYTTAASGTEVTLNVPANLIQRAFQYNFDVAGLVTTLSQSDLDSSTTYLVSLTGLPQNADSEVTMEVRARGANSSNSNASRIVTVTTDTNECSVGLSNCDTNASCENFVGSFTCTCNIGYTGNGTTCNDIDECTNMIDNCQERSLAWIAAIVVPVLAIILIVIIIIKCRKVKGAYDPKQVNKNTTLDMSTLQANEQNSQNTRSNVKGFYDLVHAQKQLDSNAGQYCTSVQGNDADVEANSRHSKKGSYDLVEAQRQFDLNRGRYKTYLEDFDADDKVKSPSSKKDSNDPEQTNKNTASNVSGSYDLVEAQKQFDLNAGQYRSFQQGNDVDVVVNSHRSQKGSYDLVEAQRQFDLNRGRYKTCLEDFDADEQATTPSSKDTLDSGVENLAFDRADESLDSGMESEQSDESNRNSSRKGSYDVLGAQQRFNMGTKQQTKDSSIKQQTAIKPGSSPKNNGDETDSERSGKGFYDLLKAQKEFNHGEGSSEYFSHPDQRRNTPHQGEQAEHVVKKGSYDVLKAQQDFNLQISDSVERNFHPDDKEVAVNE, encoded by the exons ATGAACTTGACAGTGCTGTTGGTTCTCACAGCAACACTCTTGAGTTGTCACGGTATGCCAGCAG CACCCTCTTCACTGGCAATCAGCGGTGTCACATCGGAGTCGTTTACAGCAATCTTTGACTCAGTGTCTAGTGCAACGTCGTACGAAGTGTCATATACTGCTCAgcatgactcaacaaatactGGCAGTGTGAATATTACTGCAAACTTTACCACG GTTACTGGACTTGCTTCGAATCTCAATTACGATGTCAGAGTAAGAGCATTCCTGTCAGATGTGGCTGGAAATTACAGCACAGCTGTGAGAGCTCGAACAG CACCATCTGGTTCTTCAATCTTGCAAGTGATCACAACACCAACTTATATAACCGTGTTTCTTGAGGAAACACCGGGAGCAACCAAATGGGAGGTGGAATATTCAGATGGAGGAAGCACTTCAACAATAATTGTTCCTGATGATGTTCCATCTATGACTAATTACATAGCAAT AATTTCATCTCTTTTACCTAATACAAGTTATACACTGAGAGCAAGAGTAAGTCAGATTAATGGTGACACAAACTACAATGTTTCTCAAAGTCCTTATGGAAGTCCTACTGAAATAACAactg ACAAGGTCAGTGCATTTGGACGTGTCCAGTTGATAAGTCGATCTTATACTTCAACTGACAACACCAACACAACACTGAAGACAGAGATTGCAACAGAATTTTTGAACGCTTATCAGAGTGTTGCAAGCAATGTTGTTGATGTCTCTGTTGTTGAGCTTGAGAACGGATCAGGAAATATTCTTTGTCATCATGAAATTGTGTTGAATGATCAAACTTCAACCCCAATTATATCTGCTTTAACTTTGAGTGATTCAGCTTTATATAATGGCAGCTCCGTAAGATTTGATG TGGGTGAAAGTTTTATTGTGGAAAAGTTTGAAGATGGTTTTGATATACAATATGCTGATAGAACACCTTGCCCAGGCTCTTTATCACCATCCAGAGTTTGGACATTATATGATAAAAATGGAAACATTTCTTCAACTGAATTACCAAATCCCGATAACAATATAGTCGGTGTAAGCACTGTGACCTTTGCAGATACAG GTTTCACTTCTTCTTCTACCATCTTGCTTACCTTCTCACAAAACACCATATATGGAATAAAGCAGGAATACCTGATCAAAACTTGTCCTGATGGTGATGATTCTACTTTGTATTACAACAGAGTGCATGGGTCCAATGGTGCATTCACAAATGTTGAAGCTAACAAGTACACAATCATAAACACAACAA ACGTGCAATCAATTGGTTCTATCACTTACACCACAGCAGCAAGCGGAACTGAAGTGACTTTGAATGTCCCAGCCAATTTAATACAAAGAGCGTTTCAGTATAATTTTGATGTAGCTGGACTTGTCACTACTTTGTCACAAAGTGACTTAGATAGTTCCACTACATATTTG GTGTCCTTAACCGGTTTACCTCAGAATGCAGACTCAGAGGTTACCATGGAAGTGAGAGCCAGAGGTGCCAATAGTTCCAATTCTAATGCAAGCAGAATTGTTACAGTCACCACAG ACACAAATGAGTGTTCAGTCGGCTTGAGCAATTGTGACACAAACGCGTCATGTGAAAATTTTGTGGGAAGCTTCACTTGCACTTGCAATATTGGATATACTGGCAATGGTACCACATGCaatgatattgatgaatgcaccaacatgatTGATAACTGTCAAG AGAGATCTCTTGCTTGGATAGCTGCCATTGTTGTTCCAGTTCTGGCCATTATACTTATTgtgataattattattaaatgtcGTAAAGTG aaaGGTGCATATGATCCAAAacaagtaaacaaaaatacgACATTAGATATGTCAACTCTTCAAGCAAATGAACAAAATTCACAAAATACAAGATCGAATGTG AAAGGATTTTATGATCTGGTGCATGCACAAAAACAACTAGATTCGAATGCTGGTCAATATTGTACTTCTGTGCAAGGCAATGATGCTGATGTTGAAGCAAACTCTCGTCATTCCAAg AAAGGCTCTTATGATCTGGTCGAAGCACAAAGACAGTTTGATTTAAATAGAGGAAGATATAAAACTTATCTGGAAGATTTTGATGCGGATGATAAAGTAAAATCCCCCAGCTCCAAG AAAGATTCAAATGatccagaacagacaaataaGAATACAGCATCAAATGTG agtggttcttatgacttggtggaagcacaaaaacaatttgactTAAATGCTGGTCAATATCGTTCTTTCCAGCAAGGCAATGATGTTGATGTTGTAGTAAATTCACATCGCTCTCAG AAAGGCTCTTATGATCTGGTCGAAGCACAAAGACAGTTTGATTTAAATAGAGGAAGATATAAAACTTGTTTGGAAGATTTTGATGCAGATGAACAAGCAACAACCCCCAGCTCCAAG GATACTCTTGATAGTGGTGTAGAAAATCTTGCTTTTGATCGAGCTGATGAGTCATTGGATTCAGGAATGGAAAGTGAGCAAAGTGATGAGTCAAATAGAAATTCCAGCCGA AAAGGTTCATATGACGTATTAGGAGCTCAACAACGTTTCAACATGGGCACAAAGCAACAGACAAAGGATTCATCAATAAAGCAACAGACTGCAATTAAACCCGGATCCTCTCCCAAAAATAATGGTGATGAAACTGATTCAGAAAGAAGCGGTAAA ggTTTCTATGATCTTTTGAAAGCACAGAAGGAGTTTAATCATGGTGAAGGCTCTTCTGAGTATTTTTCTCATCCAGATCAGCGAAGAAACACTCCACATCAGGGAGAGCAAGCTGAACATGTCGTGAAG AAAGGTTCCTATGATGTACTGAAAGCGCAACAGGATTTCAACCTTCAAATATCTGACTCTGTCGAACGCAATTTTCATCCTGACGACAAAGAAGTTGCTGTGAACGAGTAG
- the LOC143450535 gene encoding uncharacterized protein LOC143450535 isoform X2, with protein sequence MNLIMLLILTTSLVECHGIPAAPASLAISDVTSESFTAIFDSVISATSYEVSYTAQHDSTNMETVNVIATSATITSLASNLNYDVRVRAFQDAVAGNYSAVMRARTAPSGSSILQVITTPTYITVFLEETPGATKWEVEYSGGGSTSTIIVPDDVPSMTNYIAIITSLSPNTSYTLRARVSQINGDTNYNVAQSPYGSPTEITTGKISAFGRVLLITRSYTSTDNINTALKTEIATELLNTYQSVASNVVDVSVVELENDGSGNILCHYEIVLNDQTSPPNISALTLSNATLYNGSSVRFDVGKSFNVEKFGDDLDIQYADGTPCPGSLSLSRVWTLYDKNGNISSTELPNADNVIDGVSTVTFANAGVTASSTILLPFSQNTIYGIKQEYLIKTCPDGDDSTLYYNRVHGANGAFTNVEANKYTIIHTTDVQSIGSITYTRAASGTEVTLNVPANLIQRAFQYTFDVAGSVTTLSQSDLDSSSTYLVFLTGLPQDADSDVTMEVRARGANSSISTASRIVTVTTERSLAWIAAIVVPVLAIILIVIIIIICRKVKGAYDPKQVNKNTTLDMSTLQANEQNSQNTRSNVKGFYDLVDAQKQLDSNAGQYCSSVQGNDADVEANSRHSKKGSYDLVEAQRQFDLNRGRYETCLEDFDADEKATSPSFKDTLDSGVENLAFYRADESLDSGRESEQSDESLRNSSRISNII encoded by the exons ATGAACTTGATAATGCTGTTGATTCTTACAACATCGCTTGTTGAATGTCACGGGATTCCAGCAG CACCCGCTTCACTAGCAATCAGTGATGTCACATCGGAGTCGTTTACAGCAATCTTTGACTCAGTGATTAGCGCAACGTCATATGAAGTGTCTTATACTGCTCAgcatgactcaacaaatatggaaaCTGTGAATGTCATTGCGACAAGTGCAACG ATTACCAGTCTTGCGTCAAATCTCAATTATGATGTCCGGGTTCGAGCTTTTCAAGATGCAGTGGCTGGAAATTACAGCGCTGTTATGCGAGCACGAACAG CACCATCTGGTTCTTCAATCTTGCAAGTGATCACAACACCAACTTATATAACCGTATTTCTTGAGGAAACACCGGGAGCAACTAAATGGGAGGTGGAATATTCAGGTGGAGGAAGCACTTCAACAATAATTGTTCCTGATGATGTTCCATCTATGACTAATTACATAGCAAT AATCACTTCACTTTCACCTAATACAAGTTATACACTGAGAGCAAGAGTAAGTCAGATAAATGGTGACACAAACTACAATGTTGCTCAAAGTCCTTATGGAAGTCCTACTGAAATAACAACTG GCAAGATCAGTGCATTTGGACGTGTCCTGTTGATAACTCGATCTTATACTTCAACTGACAACATCAACACAGCACTGAAGACAGAGATTGCAACAGAATTGTTGAACACTTATCAGAGTGTTGCAAGCAATGTTGTTGATGTCTCTGTTGTTGAGCTTGAGAATGACGGATCAGGAAATATTCTTTGTCATTATGAGATTGTGTTGAATGACCAAACTTCACCCCCAAATATATCTGCTTTAACTTTGAGTAATGCAACTTTGTACAATGGCAGCTCCGTAAGATTTGATG TGGGAAAAAGTTTCAATGTGGAAAAGTTTGGAGATGATCTTGATATACAATATGCTGATGGAACACCCTGCCCAGGCTCTTTATCACTATCCAGAGTTTGGACATTATATGATAAAAATGGAAACATTTCTTCAACTGAATTACCAAACGCCGATAACGTTATAGATGGTGTAAGCACTGTGACCTTTGCAAATGCAG GAGTGACTGCTTCTTCTACCATCTTGCTTCCTTTCTCTCAAAACACCATATATGGAATAAAGCAAGAATACCTGATCAAAACTTGTCCTGATGGTGATGATTCTACTTTGTATTACAACAGAGTGCATGGCGCCAATGGTGCATTCACAAATGTTGAAGCTAACAAGTACACAATCATACACACAACAG ACGTTCAATCAATTGGTTCTATCACGTACACCAGAGCAGCAAGTGGAACTGAAGTGACTTTGAATGTCCCAGCCAATTTAATACAAAGAGCGTTTCAGTATACTTTTGATGTAGCTGGATCTGTCACTACTTTGTCACAAAGTGACTTAGATAGTTCCTCTACATATTTG GTGTTTTTAACCGGCTTACCCCAGGATGCAGACTCAGATGTTACCATGGAAGTGAGAGCCAGAGGTGCCAATAGTTCCATTTCTACTGCAAGCAGAATTGTTACAGTCACCACAG agAGATCTCTTGCTTGGATAGCTGCCATTGTTGTTCCAGTTCTGGCCATTATACTTAttgtgattattattattatatgtCGTAAAGTG AAAGGTGCATATGATCCAAAACAAGTGAACAAAAATACGACATTAGATATGTCAACTCTTCAAGCAAATGAACAAAATTCACAAAATACAAGATCGAATGTG AAAGGATTCTATGACCTGGTTGATGCACAAAAACAACTAGATTCGAATGCTGGTCAATATTGTTCTTCTGTGCAAGGCAATGATGCTGATGTTGAGGCAAACTCTCGTCATTCCAAG AAAGGTTCTTATGATCTGGTCGAAGCACAAAGACAGTTTGATTTAAATAGAGGAAGATATGAAACTTGTCTGGAAGATTTTGATGCGGATGAAAAAGCAACATCCCCCAGCTTCAag GATACTCTTGATAGTGGTGTAGAAAATCTTGCTTTTTATCGAGCTGATGAGTCATTGGATTCAGGAAGGGAAAGTGAGCAAAGTGATGAGTCATTGAGAAATTCCAGCCGAATAAgcaacataatttaa
- the LOC143450535 gene encoding uncharacterized protein LOC143450535 isoform X1 yields MIDNCHENATCTNTEGSYTCTCNDGYTGNGTTCNDADECTNIIDNCHENANCTNTEGSYTCTCNDGFTGNGATCNGIDECTNMIDNCHENANCTNTEGSYTCTCNDGYTGNGTACSDIDECTNMIDNCHENATCTNTEGSCTCTCNDGYSGNGTICSDIDECTNMIDNCHENANCTNTEGSYTCTCNDGFTGNGTICSDTDECATITDNCYTNATCTNTEGSYTCTCNDGYSENGTICSDTDECAMNTDNCHANATCTNTEGSYTCTSNDGYSGNGTTCNDTDECAMNTDNCHANATCLNTEGSYTCTCNDGYSGNGTSCSDTDECATITDNCHTNATCTNTEGSYTCTCNDGYSGNGTICSDTDECAMNTDNCHTNATCTNTEGSYTCTCNDGYSGNGTTCNDTDECAMNTDNCHANATCLNTEGSYTCTCNDGYSGNGTSCSDTDECAMNTDNCHANATCTNTEGSYTCTCNDGYSGNGSACSDIDECTNMTDNCHENATCTNTEGSFTCNCASGFSGGGTICTDVDECLDDILKSCHENAACINLVGNFHCTCNRGFSGDGLICRDIDECDVFSDSCHESSNCSNTFGGFGCYCGNRLLISSFNCLDAMDCNNYTCESRAERSLAWIAAIVVPVLAIILIVIIIIICRKVKGAYDPKQVNKNTTLDMSTLQANEQNSQNTRSNVKGFYDLVDAQKQLDSNAGQYCSSVQGNDADVEANSRHSKKGSYDLVEAQRQFDLNRGRYETCLEDFDADEKATSPSFKDTLDSGVENLAFYRADESLDSGRESEQSDESLRNSSRISNII; encoded by the exons atgattgataactgtcatgaaaatgctacttgcactaatactgaaggaagttacacttgtacatgcaatgatggatatactgGCAATGGTACCACTTGCAATGATgctgatgaatgcaccaacataattgataactgtcatgaaaatgctaattgcactaatactgaaggGAGTTATACTTGTACATGCAATGATGGATTTACTGGGAATGGTGCCACATGCAATGgtattgatgaatgcaccaacatgattgataactgtcatgaaaatgcaaattgcactaatactgaaggaagttacacttgtacttgcaatgatggatatactgggaatggtaccgcatgcagtgatattgatgaatgcaccaacatgattgataactgtcatgaaaatgctacttgcactaatactgaaggaagttgcacttgtacttgcaatgatggGTATAGTGGGAATGGTACCatatgcagtgatattgatgaatgcaccaacatgattgataactgtcatgaaaatgcaaattgcactaatactgaaggaagttacacttgtacatGCAACGATGGATTTACTGGAAATGGTACCATATGCAGTGATACAGATGAATGTGCCACGATCAcagataactgttataccaaTGCCacttgcactaatactgaaggaagttacacttgtacttgcaatgatggatatagTGAGAATGGTACCATATGCAGTGATACAGATGAATGTGCCATGAACACAGATAACTGTCATGCCAATGCCacttgcactaatactgaaggaagttacacttgtacttccAATGATGGATATAGTGGGAATGGTACCACTTGTAATGATACAGATGAATGTGCCATGAACACAGATAACTGTCATGCCAATGCCACTTGCCTtaatactgaaggaagttacacttgtacttgcaatgatggGTACAGTGGAAATGGTACATCATGCAGTGATACAGATGAATGTGCCACGATCACAGATAACTGTCATACCAATGCCacttgcactaatactgaaggaagttacacttgtacttgcaatgatggatatagTGGGAATGGTACCATATGCAGTGATACAGATGAATGTGCCATGAACACAGATAACTGTCATACCAATGCCacttgcactaatactgaaggaagttacacttgtacttgcaatgatggatatagTGGGAATGGTACCACTTGTAATGATACAGATGAATGTGCCATGAACACAGATAACTGTCATGCCAATGCCACTTGCCTtaatactgaaggaagttacacttgtacttgcaatgatggGTACAGTGGAAATGGTACATCATGCAGTGATACAGATGAATGTGCCATGAACACAGATAACTGTCATGCCAATGCCacttgcactaatactgaagggagttacacttgtacttgcaatgatggatatagTGGGAATGGTAgcgcatgcagtgatattgatgaatgcaccaacatgactgataactgtcatgaaaatgccACTTGCACaaatactgaaggaagtttTACTTGCAATTGCGCTTCTGGATTTTCGGGGGGTGGAACAATATGCACAGATGTTGATGAGTGTTTGGATGATATTTTGAAGAGTTGCCATGAAAACGCTGCTTGTATAAATTTAGTTGGCAACTTTCATTGCACTTGCAATCGTGGTTTTTCAGGAGATGGACTTATCTGCAGGGACATTGACGAATGTGATGTTTTCTCTGATAGTTGTCATGAAAGTTCCAATTGCTCCAACACTTTTGGTGGTTTTGGGTGTTACTGTGGCAACCGCCTTTTAATAAGCAGCTTCAATTGTTTGGATGCTATGGATTGTAACAACTACACCTGCGAAAGTAGAGCTG agAGATCTCTTGCTTGGATAGCTGCCATTGTTGTTCCAGTTCTGGCCATTATACTTAttgtgattattattattatatgtCGTAAAGTG AAAGGTGCATATGATCCAAAACAAGTGAACAAAAATACGACATTAGATATGTCAACTCTTCAAGCAAATGAACAAAATTCACAAAATACAAGATCGAATGTG AAAGGATTCTATGACCTGGTTGATGCACAAAAACAACTAGATTCGAATGCTGGTCAATATTGTTCTTCTGTGCAAGGCAATGATGCTGATGTTGAGGCAAACTCTCGTCATTCCAAG AAAGGTTCTTATGATCTGGTCGAAGCACAAAGACAGTTTGATTTAAATAGAGGAAGATATGAAACTTGTCTGGAAGATTTTGATGCGGATGAAAAAGCAACATCCCCCAGCTTCAag GATACTCTTGATAGTGGTGTAGAAAATCTTGCTTTTTATCGAGCTGATGAGTCATTGGATTCAGGAAGGGAAAGTGAGCAAAGTGATGAGTCATTGAGAAATTCCAGCCGAATAAgcaacataatttaa